DNA sequence from the Gouania willdenowi chromosome 21, fGouWil2.1, whole genome shotgun sequence genome:
attaagccataattgtaattaattatcaactacgcaattacaattataattgatcccaaccctggtaccAGCCATCAGCTGAAATACGACAGTGTAGCAGTTTGATATAAATAGATACATTAACATGTCAGAGTAAAACTCTATTAATGCCTCTGCTGTTCCTGAgagaaccctaaccctaaccctgtagTGCTGGTGTTGATGTGCCATTTTCACCTCATCCTCGGCCTCCCATCATCAGACGTACCGATTGTAGGAAACAAAGCTGCTCCAATCgcgaataattaattacaacgtCATAGTTGGACCTCCTTTAGATAAATGCTCTTTTCACAAGTGAAAGATTTGCACATATTCTCAACATTTCTAATTCAGTTAGTGAGATTTTGTGAGCTTGGCAGCTTTAGTTCTTCCGTGTCCATCCCATTTAGGGATTCTGATGAGCAGTACACCTAATGCTGCAACAGCCAGCACGACTCCAAGACTGGGTGGGCCGCAGGGGCTGAACTCCTGGGTCAGACCGGAAAGCAGCGGGGCCAGCACACGCCCGACGGCGTTGACCGACTGGCCGGCTCCGATCAGAGTCCCGCTGGCCTGCAGCCCCCCTCTGTGCAGCTCCAGGTCTGTGATGCACGTGCGGCCGATGGTGGTGGAAATGGCGAAGAAGGTGGAGGTGAGCAGCACCTGCCACACGCTGGATGCAGTGGAGTAGAGGAAAATCAGTGAACCGGTCAGAAGTGTGGAGTGCAGGAGGAGAGTAGGCATGTTGTCCTCATAGAGCTGCGTGACGGGTCCCACGAGGAACCCAGACAGGGCCCCTAAAGTGCTGCTATAGCTGATCAGGTAACCCGTCACCTTTGGTTTGAGTGAGAAACGCTCCTCCATCGCCAGAGAAAAGTTACTGTAGTAGAGCATGATAGCTATGGCCATCAGGAGCCGCACCAGGAAGAGGTCCCACATGTCTGAAGACGCCACCATGTGGATCCTGGAGCACACAGAGGACAGCTGTCTCCACACAAGCTGCAGCAATGACTCCTCGTCACTCTGCATTTCATCACCTTTCTGTTGTGAAGTTCTGGGAGATGTTTCTGCCTCTGCTGATGTCACAGGGAGGTTTTCCCTCCGGTGTGTCCCATTGCTCACTGAATTACAAGAATTGCTGACATGGCATCCAACATTCTCACTGTTAATGcagtttgtgtcattttctttaGAGACTGTTTCACTCCATGGAAGCATCCACACCAGCCCTGAAatgagaaacacattttaatgtacAACTTATTCTTACTTTattacagtgtttctcaaataaggGTACGTGTATCCCAaggggggggagagagagagaaagagtaaaattaacaaaaaaaaaaaaaaagtgttagtttaaatgataaaaactacagaaataaatttatacaggagccactaaatctgtgtttttcaaccttggggtcaggacaccgtgtggggtcgcctggagtttaaatggagtcagtttttgaaattattcttttttacaaaatgaaaacgacacaatcttaaacaactgtttttctaTCCTTTaagtataaatctagttcaactaaaatgcagtaacaaataaaataaaataaaaatctgagctcaaaaatgatcaaaagcttaattctagaaaaaaatgtctttggggtcatcagaaataatttatataaaaatggggtcacgatccaaaaaaaggttgtgaaccactgcactaaatactgtttctttccacttatttacaaaatgagattctttaaaatgtgtgttcattCCATCgctatgctctatagttgtttttaaatagttttctaagcagaatgttgtagtcagacaaaagggggtacttcgATTCAATactaagagaaagggggtactagaTACTAGAGCCAAAagaatttgagaaccactgcattaacaCACCTAAAAATGTATAGTAGGCTAAGAGGAGGAGATGAAATACATCATGATTccgtattttatttttattccactAGAAGTGAGGTTACAGTTAATTAGCAACACTTATTAAGCTTTAGTAGCTTTTTATTTTGTCCATTGATGAGCTTTACCAAATTTGATAGAAGTGTAAACATGTTTTCAATAAGGAAAAAAGTTGACCAACTGTCTGCATTTTCTAGAATCTAGAAATGACACACTACGTCAGAATCAgatattagccccgcccccacgggCTTGTATGGTACTCGGCAATAGGCATGATGGGTGCATGTTTTCTATTGATCCAGAGTCCAATCTTTATCCTCCCAAGCAAATTGATTAGCCTTACATTTCATAAAGCATAATGTTTATCTATTTACTCACATCTGAGCATGAAAGGTAAGATTTTTCAAATATTCAGATGCTTTCTGAAATGCTTTCATCCAAAGCGACGTACAACACGAGCATTGAGGgataagggacttgctcaaaaTTCCTCAGTGATGACCCAGATAGGAACACAAAAATGAATGTCTGCAGCTAACTGTGAAGTATGATGGTTCCCTTGCATGTTTGGGGTTTCATTTCTACAAATGGAGTTTTGCAGGTGGAGCTTAACATTTAATATAGGCAAAAATCATATCGATTGTGCATGCTGGAAAAGATGGTATTTTTTCTCATGGAGCCCTCAAGGATTCTGTCTGTGATTATATGAAAACAAAGACCTCCATACATCCATAATCAACTCACCAGCGTTGATGAGGAATATGGCGGCACAGGTAAAGGAGGAGGTATAAAAGCCTCCCTCGTGTTCATTGAGGTAGCCGCCCACCACCGGACCAAGGATGAAGCCAACGCTGGAGGCGGCGTTGAAGTGGCCCATCACTATAGGGCGTTCTGAGTTAGACACCAGATCAGACAGCAGAGCTCTGCAGATAGACAGCGAGTGCTTGAACAGCCCTGAAACAGAAAATGTGCTCAAGGCCTGGTTttatattttaagaaaaaaaaaaattgtccaaaaaaacAGCATAGAAGATTAAACGGCTCTCTAGGaaagaaaatgtttcttttagTAAGAAATATTATTAAATCCTGCACCCTTCTGAACAAAGTATGATTAACTATTTGTTATTCAGTTATCTCTTACATTTTTTAtcgtgtctatttgtacggttgccatacaaacaacccccggtgctattggtacggttaccgaagtacatgtacttagcgtcttagggttagggttagagttaggttgtaaaccaatatcgcaacaattttgagggttaggtttagtcttagtcatgcgacctaaactggctaatgactgacctatcacgtgacctaaactggccaaataggggcgctgcgtatggatataATGTCGgaatattgatacggcaaccgtacggatagccattGTCTAATTTTTTGCCTCAGTAGGCTActttgtactgtatatattctttatcattattttttgtcttttaacctgtttggaaaaaataaacatgattaaaTCCAAAATAAATTGTATCAAAGCCCTTAGAGGGTCAttataatagaaaataatacatatattaGGTCATGCAGGTTATTGTAGGCTATAAACATGAATTTAGCAAAAACTTATATGAAAGAGCTTCAATAAAAACAGAGCTATAACTGTTTTAGATGTCATAGTTAAGTTTTTCACATCTCTTGATTAATTTATAATACAATAATGGATTTGAGTACATTTTCAGTGAAACTGTGTGGAAAAGGCTAACTTTGATCaaagttaattttatttcacctaattgttaataaatgtttcatgATGTGGCTTCTCACGCTGCAGAGAaacatcaaataaaatgcagaaatgAAGCTAAACGCATGTTGGACTTTTCTGCCACATCATCCATAGTTACAACTTTAGACATGGAACCATAACTTGTGTTTACGGCGTCCAGCTTACCAACAGGTATCCGCGCGAGGACAAACAGCGTGATGCTGGTAGACATTCCCAGCAGGCCGTAGCCTAGACTGCTGATCAGCAGACAGGTCAGCAGAGAGTCACGACGTCCAACCACATCGCTCCAGCTTCCCTGGCAATCCCACAGaaacagatatacagtataatgaacccatctttaaaatgtgaacgTCTATGCAGTGATTACAAACTTATAAGAAAGTTGCCTGAGGacaacttgtattactactctAAACCCAGGACAAAAGTCTtgttttaatgttattattaatactacATGAATTAACTCTGCCAATGAGGTAATACTGTAATGTTTGTTAACAGAATCACAATCAACTTTAATGGTCATGTAtgcaaacattaaataataacaatcaactagaaaatataaacagtagttaaagactaatatgtgcaaaactaaataggattatataacaagataataataggttaatagtgcagtagtgcagtgatgagtaggGCAAAAGGGATGATGATTTAAACATAAGTTCATTATATTTCAGCATTTACAATGAAGAGtaaaggtgaacatttaaaataaatatcaatcaatcaatcaatcaatctttatttgtatagcgccaaatcataaccaatggtatctcaaggcactttacagtagagcagtcttaaggacggactcttcattttatggatacacacatatgcatatatacgtatatacacatacatatgtatcccacacccaacatgaattcatcatggcggcaaggaaaaccttctgttaagcagcaggaaccttgtgtggatcccattcctatgatgaacagccatccacgttatgctgtgttgggtgtgtgcagaggagagggtggagacagagttgttgagactctgtaactccacactgaggatcccacggacctgcaagacaaaagccagaaggagtacaggagcaaacacacaagggaagaagcagacatagagggagtgttagagagaggaatgggaccctctccggtccctctctaacctaaatgacctctctcttaacgccctctccaacctctctccaaccgagcatgccagaccccaccccggcagtctatgcctattgcatcttaattatgagctatgagctggttcctaactaaaagctttatcaaagaggaatgttttgagcctaaccttaaaggtagagagggtgtctgccccccgaaccgtggctggtagatggttccagagaattGGGGCCTGAttactgaaagctcttcctcctatactacttttagagacgaatggaacaacgagtagtccagcattttgagagcgtagtgttctggggggattgtatggcactacaagctccttgagatagactggtgcctgtccatttagggctttataagtgagaagaagaatcttcaattctattctatattttatgggaagccaatgcagagaggctaatacaggagtaatgtgatctcttctcctagttttagtcagtacacgtgctgcagcattttgaaccagctgaagtgtcttaagcgacttgctcgggcagcctgctaaaagagaattacaataatccagtctagaggtaacaaaagcatggactagtttttcggcgtcgccctgagacaggatagatctgattttagcaatacTATACATATATCTACATTTTGGGTTGTTACAcatttagttccagggttgttacatgtttagttccagagttatttcacagcaacaggactgacactctttgactgtttagagttgatcagagtgacagcctgggggaacaaACGGTTCCTATGAcaggttgttttggcgtacagtgatctgtaacgtctgccagaggggaggagtttgaacagattgtgtccagggtgtgaggggtctgcagtgatgttacctgcccATTTTCCTGACCCTGACCCCATGGTTTTTGCTGAaatgccactagggggaaattaaaaaaatgctttaattaTGGGCGTTCCTCCATGAGAAGTAAAGACATGCCAGGTtgcagcagccccgcccccacagcacTGCGCAGTTCCATATTaatgtcaatcaatgctcactgagggctgtaaCAGGAGGAAATAGCCCCTCCTCTAATCTTTTATATGAGGGGTGGGGTCAACAGTGACGATTTATGATGCCACTGATCCAAAAAGACTTCACCAATCTAATCtgagccaatagcaaaattcaccTGCAATAACCAGCTTTCAACCCACTGAGTGcattcactctgacattttataactaaaaacgctaaatttaaatacttttactaaaacatGAGGAGTGGGACTGGGATCAATAAAACTACATTAGTTCATACTTCAtcatgtattcagcagaaaaaagtggttttagggcgtacttacactttaaagagtaacaaaaccacttttttctgctaaatacatacagtatgtatttgggtatgaagtagtgttgttgattgattctagtGTCACAAACcagcactgttggctccgccccctctatAAAAACTGGTTGGAGGGTCTTCCTGCTCTCTCAGTGGTCTACGTGTAGAAACGATGATCGAACTTATGTGATGTTTGATTCTGGtttaatcagagggttcatcaaattgtgtgtatgtgtgtgtgtagccacATCA
Encoded proteins:
- the mfsd9 gene encoding major facilitator superfamily domain-containing protein 9, with the translated sequence MNDHKWGSLKLNTRGRTSIIKCIYVVGFMDLFGVSMIIPSLSHHVKSLGASPSVAGVVGSTYGILQLFSSTVVGSWSDVVGRRDSLLTCLLISSLGYGLLGMSTSITLFVLARIPVGLFKHSLSICRALLSDLVSNSERPIVMGHFNAASSVGFILGPVVGGYLNEHEGGFYTSSFTCAAIFLINAGLVWMLPWSETVSKENDTNCINSENVGCHVSNSCNSVSNGTHRRENLPVTSAEAETSPRTSQQKGDEMQSDEESLLQLVWRQLSSVCSRIHMVASSDMWDLFLVRLLMAIAIMLYYSNFSLAMEERFSLKPKVTGYLISYSSTLGALSGFLVGPVTQLYEDNMPTLLLHSTLLTGSLIFLYSTASSVWQVLLTSTFFAISTTIGRTCITDLELHRGGLQASGTLIGAGQSVNAVGRVLAPLLSGLTQEFSPCGPPSLGVVLAVAALGVLLIRIPKWDGHGRTKAAKLTKSH